The nucleotide window AAGTCCGCCTCGCCGGGCGCGGCGTCCGGGATCAGCGCGGGCGCGCCCGGCGACAGGGAGCTGCCGCCCTGGTCGCGGACGATCTCGGCGTCCGGCGGCACCGTCGCGGCCTCGCGCCTCGGCTCCTCCGGCTCCGGCGCCTTCACGGTCACCGGCGGCACGTCGCGGCTCACCGCGAGCCCGGCCGGTGCCGTGTCCGGGCCGTGCGTGCAGGTCTCCTCGTCGAGCTCGTACATGCCCGCGCAGAGCGAGCCCTTGCCGGCCGGCACCAGTCCGTCGTAGACCAGGCCCTGGCCGGGGTCGTCCTCCGGCAGGGACGCGTAGGTGATCCGCTCGCGGTCGCCGCCGCCGTCCGGGCTCCAGGCGTCGCCGACGACGCTCGGCCCGACCACGCCGCCGATGCCCAGCACGGCGACGCCCAGCACCACCGGCAGCAGCCGGTGCGGTCGGTGGGTCGCGCGACGCCGTCCGCGCTCGGGGACCGGGCGCCGCCGGCCCGGCAGCGCCTCCCCACGCAGCGCGGACTGTCGGTGGCTGGACAAACCATCTCCTCGTGCTGCGGGGGCGCGGTGGGAGGGGGTTATGGGGTGACCACCTCCCACCGCTGATCGGCTCGTCCGGCCCAGAGTGTGGGGTCGTGCCGTGGGACGCGGACCGGAAAGCCGGATGGGACCGGGATAGAGCGTGTCAGTCCTGGCGCGCCAGGGGAACGCCTTTAATACAGATCTAAGCAATTGTTGTACCGTCCGGGTGTTTCGCGCGTGCGGTGCTCCGCGGCCGGCGTTCACGTCTCGTCCGTGCGCTGATGCGGCCACATGCGCTTCACCGGATCGCGTTCCCGGGCCAGCCGCCCGACCAGCCCGAACCGGCTCGCCTGTTTCGGCAGGGCCTCGGCGTCGGCAAGCAGCATCACCACGCTGGCACCGCCCATCGCGGCCCGGTCGATGCTCACCGAGCCGCCGGTTGCCTGCGCGGCCCGCCGCGCGATGTCCAGGCCGAGGCCGGTCGAGCCCTGCTCGCTCTCGCCGCGGCGCAAAGCCTTCTCCGGGTCGTCGATGCCCGGCCCCGCGTCGTCGACCCGGACCGCCGCCCATCCGTCGCGACGGGTGATGCCCACCTCGAACGCCGTGCCCTGCGGGGTGTAGCGGAACACGTTGCCGAGCACGGCGTCGAGCGCCGCGGCCAGCTCCGCCCGCGCCACCGGCACGGGGATGCGCAGGTGCGCGCCGACCACCCGGTACTGCCGGTTCTGGTCGCCGGCGAGCGCCGACCAGAAGACCATCCGGTCGCGGACCACCTCGCTCGCGTCGCAGACGCCCTCCTCGGGCGCGGCGACCTGTGCGGCGACCGCCTGGCGGGTGGTGTTGATCAGCTGGTCGACCTCGGCCTCGAGGGTGACGATCGCCTGCCTGATCCGCCGTATCCCGCGCCGCCGGTCCAGCTCGGCCGCGGAGTACTCGCCGATGTGCGTGTCGTCGGGGTCCAGCGCCTCGGCGTCCAGGCGCAGCACCGTCAGCGGGGTCCGCAACCGGTGCGACAGGTCGGCGACCAGCTCCCGCTCGCTGGTGCGCGAGGTGACCAGCCGGTCGGCCATGCGGTTGAACGCGTACCCGGCCTCGGCCAGCTCGCGCGGGCCGGACGGGTGGATGCGCACGCCCAGGTCGCCGCCGCCGACGGCCATCGCGGCGTGCACCAGGCCGCGCACCGAGGTGACCGCGCCGCGGGCGAGCCGGTCCACCACGATCACCGAGCCGAGGACCAGGCCCAGCATGATGCCGAGCAGGATCCACAGGTCGCGGGCGGTGCCCGCGCTCAGCTCGTCGTCGCTGACGAAGACCTCGACGACCGACGTCTTGTTGCCGGTCCGGGCGGGCTCCAGCACCACCAGGCCGCCGTCCACATCGATCACGAGGGGCTCGGTGCCCTTGGCCGCGTCGAGCACGTCGTCGGCGCCGGCGCGGGTGTTACCGGTCGCGCCCGGCGGGTGCACGATCAGGCCGCCGCCCGCGCCCGCGACGGCGGCGTCGAGCGCCTTGGCGTTCGCGCCGGACACGACGGCGCCCGCGACCTTGGCGCTGCGCTGCTCGGCGGCGGAGATGGCCTGTTCACGGTGGTCCTGACGCAGCTCCCAGCCCAGCGGGACCAGGAACGCGAGTGCGGCGATGGCGGTGGTGGCGGCGCTGACGTAGGCCAGCCGCGCCCTCAGTCCGGCGCCACCAACCGGAATCCGACCCCCCGCACGGTGCGCAGGTAACGAGGCTTCGCCGCGGACTCGCCCAGTTTCCGACGTAGCCAGTACAGATGCACGTCGATCGTCTGGTCCTCGCCGACTGACGGCTGTCGCCATACCTCCTCCAACAGCTCACGACGCGAGACGACCCGGCCCGGTCGGGCGGCCAGGTAAGCCAGCAGGTCGAACTCCTTGCGGGTCAGTGCCAGCGGCTGCTCCGCCAGGCTGGCGCTGCGTTCGCCGATGTCCACCCGCAGGTCGCCGACCTCGTGCACGGCGGGCTGGGTGGTCCGGCTGGCCCGGCCGACGCGGCGCAGCACGGTGGTGATGCGCGCGTCCAGGTGGGCGCCGGTGAACGGCTTGACCATGTAGTCGTCGGCACCGGCCCGGAGCAGGCGGACGACCGTCTGCTCATCGTCACGCGCCGTAGCGATGATGATCGGGATGTCGGTGATGCCGCGCAGCATCCGCAGCGCGTCCGAGCCGTCCAGGTCGGGCAGGCCCAGGTCGAGCACCACCAGGTCAGGGGTCTCCGCGGCGACTCGGCGCAGTGCGTCGAGAGCCGTACCGACGGCGTGCACGGCGTGTCCCCGGTCGGCCAGCGACCGGAGCATCGCACCGCGCACGACGTGGTCGTCTTCGACGAGCAACACCGTGGCCATGCGAAGAAGGTACTGCCCTTGGCAAGCCAGGCCGAATTTGTCATTGAGAGGCAGCTATCAAGCACGGAGCGTAGTCACATTACGGATTATTCGGGCGGATGGCGGTGAGGCGGCTCGCCCTCTCCCCGCCGTCCTGACCGACAGTGACGGTCTCGATCTCCATCCGGGCCGCCCCGCCGGCCGGTCCGGTACCCATTTCGGGGTATACCGCGGCCGCGGGCCGGGTGCCTCGCGCCCCGTCGCGGAAACGGGTGGCCGCGTCGGGCGAAGGATGAGCAAATGGACCTACTAGCATCGTTGTCGACCCCGCAATTCCAGTGAATGGAGAATCACCGTGTCTGCACCCCGTACCCAAGTCGTGGCCGACGCCCTAGTCGTCCCGGCCGGGACTACGGCGGCCGACGCGGTGGCCGCCGCCGGCCTTCCCGCCGCGGGCCCGAAGGCGATCGTCGTCGTGCGCGATCCGGCCGGCCGGCTCCGCGACCTGAACTGGGCGCCGGAGCTGGACACCGAGGTCACCCCGGTGCCGCTCGACTCGCCCGACGGGCTCAACGTGCTGCGCCACTCGACCGCGCACGTGCTCGCCCAGGCCGTGCAGGACGTCTTCCCGGAGGCGAAGCTCGGCATCGGGCCGCCGATCGAGAACGGCTTCTACTACGACTTCGACGTCGCCAAGCCGTTCGTGCCCGAGGATCTGGCGAAGCTCGAGAAGCGGATGCAGGAGATCGTCAAGTCCGGACAGACCTTCCGGCGCCGCGAGTACGGCTCGCTGGACGAGGCCAAGGTCGAGCTGGCGAACGAGCCGTACAAGCTGGAGCTCGTCGACATCAAGGGCGACATCGACGACGCCGAGGTCATGGAGGTGGGCGGCGGCGAGCTGACCCACTACGACAACATCAACAAGGACGGCGAGCGCGTCTGGGGCGACCTGTGCCGCGGGCCGCACCTGCCCAGCACCCGGCTGATCGGCGCGTTCAAGCTGATGCGCAGCGCGGCCGCGTACTGGCGGGGCAGCGAGAAGAACCCCCAGCTACAGCGGATCTACGGCACCGCGTGGCCGACCCGCGACGAGCTGAAGGCGTACCAGAAGCTGCTGGAGGAGGCCGCCCGCCGCGACCACCGCAAGCTCGGCGCCGACCTCGACCTGTTCTCCTTCCCGGAGGAGCTGGGTTCCGGTCTGCCGGTCTTCCACCCCAAGGGCGGCATCATCCGCCGCGAGATGGAGAACTACTCGCGGCAGAAGCACGAGGAGGCCGGCTACTCCTTCGTGAACACCCCGCACATCACCAAGGGGCACCTGTTCGAGACCTCCGGGCACCTCGACTGGTACGCGGACGGCATGTTCCCGCCCATGGAGATGGAGGGCGCGAACTACTACCTCAAGCCGATGAACTGCCCGTTCCACGACCTGATCTTCCGGTCCCGGGGACGGTCCTACCGCGAGCTGCCGCTGCGCATGTTCGAGTTCGGCACCGTCTACCGCTACGAGAAGTCCGGCGTCGTGCACGGCCTCACCCGGGTCCGCGGCATGACCCAGGACGACGCGCACATCTTCTGCTCCGACGACCAGCTCGAGGCCGAGCTGACCTCGCTGCTCACCTTCGTGTTGCAGCTGCTCAAGGACTACGGCCTCGACGACTTCTACCTGGAGCTGTCCACCCGCAACCCGGAGAAGTCGGTCGGCACCGAGGAGAACTGGGAGATCGCCACCGAGACCCTGCGCCGGGTCGCCACCGAGTCCGGCCTGGACCTGGTGCCGGACCCGGGCGGCGCGGCGTTCTACGGCCCGAAGATCAGCGTGCAGGCCAAGGACGCGATCGGCCGGACCTGGCAGATGTCGACGATCCAGCTCGACTTCAACCTGCCGGAGCGCTTCGAGCTCGAGTACTCGGCGGCGGACGGCACCCGCAAGCGGCCGATCATGATCCACCGGGCGCTGTTCGGCTCGATCGAGCGCTTCTTCGGCGTGCTCACCGAGCACTACGCGGGCGCGTTCCCGGCCTGGCTGGCGCCGGTGCAGGTGGTCGGCATCCCGATCCGCGACGACCACGCGGACTACCTGGGCGAGTTCGTGGCCCGGCTCCGCAAGGAGGGCATCCGCGCGGAGGTGGACTACTCCGACGACCGGATGCAGAAGAAGATCCGCACCGCGCAGCAGCAGAAGATCCCGTTCATGGCGATCGCCGGCGACGACGACGTGAACGGTGGGACCGTCTCGTTCCGCTACCGCGACGGCTCCCAGCGCAACGGGGTGCCGCTGGACGAGGCGGTGGCGCACGTCGTCGAGGTCGTGCGCTCGCGGGTCAACACCGGGCCGTCCGCGGCCTGACGGACCACGGCGACAGGGGTGGGTGCGCGGCCGCGTACCTGCCCCTGTTCCGCTATACCGGCGGGATCCAGGAGTCCGGGTCGGCGCAGTCCCCGATGGTCATCCGCTCGACCAGGCGGTCCAGCTCCGCGCGCGGCAGCGCCGCGTCGATCGTGACGACGCAGCGTTCCGCCTGGACGGTGAGTCGCCTGCTCCCGTCGTACCAGGCCTCGAACCCGGCGCTTCTGGTCGTGCCCGCGAGCGCGGCGCGGCGCTCGTTCCATGCGGCGTCGCGGGGTGCGATCAGGACGGTGAGGTCGAGGCCGGGCGGCGCCTGCGCGTACACGCCCGCGGCCGCCGGGCCGCGGGTGGCCGCGCTCAGGCCGATCGCCGCCGGGCCCCGGTCGAGCCGCTGGTCGGGGGAGCGCACGTAGGTCAGTTGCAGCCCGGCCGGGAGGACGGTGCCGAGGCGCAGCGGCATCCGCAGGTCACGGGGCGCGCCGACGCGGACGGCCGCGGCCAGCCGGAGCAGGTCGTCACGGTCGACGGCCGCGCCGCCGGTGGCGCGGGCCGGGTCGGCGTAGACGACCACCCAGACGCCGGACGGGTCCGGCCGGCCAACCGCCGCCGTGCGCCACGGCCTCGCGTCGCCGGCGGTGTGCTCGGGGAAGACGAAGGCCGGCAGGTAGTACGCGCCGTTGATCGGCTCGCCGGCGCCGAACTGGCCCTCGTCAAGGGTGCCCGGCGGGAACGCGGTCACCTCGCCGCCGTAGACGCCGTCCGGCCGGCTGCCGAAGGCGACGTCCTGCACGGTCAGGCTCTGCCGCCCGCCGTCGGCGACCGCGGCGGTCACCAGGTAACCCGCGGCGGCGTCCAGGCCGAGCGTGAGCTGCCAGGGCTGCCGCACGACGGCGACGGCCGCCGACGGCGCCGTCGCCTCGTCGTCGTCGCGCATCCGGAGCACGCCGATCGCCACCGCCGCGGCGCAGACGACGAGTGCCACCACGGCCACCGCCGTCGGCGAGACCTCCCGCCGGGGCCGGGTATGCGTCCCACGCATTGTCGTCCACCTCGCATCGATCGCCGCCACTCTATGACGTACGTCGATGTCTCCCGCGCGCGGGCGGTCCGATGGGTACCTGGCCTAGGGTGGGAGGGTGAGTGACGCTGGGGAAGGCGCTGGGGAGGCGGACGGCCTCGACCGTCTCTGGACACCGCACCGGATGGCGTACATCACCGGCGAGGGCCGCCCCGAGGGCGGCTACGAGAAGCCGGCCGGATGCCCGTTCTGCGTCGCGCCGGGCCTGCCCGAGGGCGAGAGCCTGGTGGTGGCGCGCGGCCTGCTGGTGTACGCGGTGCTCAACCTCTATCCGTACAACCCCGGGCACCTGCTCGTCTGCCCTTACCGGCACGTCGCCGACTACACCGAGCTGACCGATCAGGAGACCGCCGAGGTGGCCGCGTTCACCCGGCGGGCGATGCGGGTGATCCGGCATGCGAGCAGCCCGCACGGCTTCAACCTCGGCATGAACCAGGGTGCGGTGGCCGGCGCCGGGATCGCCGCGCACCTGCACCAGCACGTGGTGCCGCGCTGGGGCGGCGACGGCAACTTCATGCCGGTGATCGGGCGGACCAAGGTGCTGCCGCAGCTGCTCGGCGACACCCGGGCCCTACTGGTGAAGTCCTGGGCCGAGGTCACCGACTAGACCGGGCACGCCGGCCAGGGCGCGGACCCCGGCGGCGATCTGCTCGGCCGACGGCGCGTGCTCGGGGTCCGTCAGCCACTGGGTCATCACGCCCGACATCAGCGCCAGCGACACCGATCCGACCGTGCGTACCGTCGGCTCGTCGAGGCTGTCCTCGTCGCGGGCCGTGAGCAGCGCGGCCAGGCCGCGCCGGCCCTGCTCCATGCCGGCGGCGATCTGGGCCTTGAGCTCGGGGGAGTGCTCGCTCTGGAGCATCGCCTCGACGCTGGCCAGCCAGAGCTCGCGATGGGTGCCGAGGGTGCCGATCACCCGCCGCCAGTAGCGCACCAGCGGATCGTCGGTCCCGTCGTCGGCCCCGGTGGCCAGGGCCGCACCGATCGCCTCGCCCCACTCCTCGATCGCGCTGAGCATCGCCGCGTTCATCAGGCTCCGCGTCGAGCCGTAGTGGTAGCCGATCGAGCCGAGGTTGGTGCCGGAGGCCGCGACGATGTCCCGCGCGGTGGTGCGCGCGTAGCCCTTCTCGTACAGGCAGCGCTTGGCTCCGGCGAGCAGGTCTTCGCGGTGTCCCATGGCCGACATCCTAAGTTCTATACAAACGTATAAGACGTTTGTATAGTAGCCACATGACGAATCGCGAGGTACTGATCTCCGGTGCCGGCCTCGCCGGCCCCGCCCTGGCACACCAGCTGCACCGCAACGGCTTCGTGCCGACGGTCGTCGAGCGGGCGCCGGCCCTGCGCGACGGCGGCTACAAGGTGGACATCCGGGGCGCCGCCACCGAGGTGCTCAAGCGGATGGGGCTGTTCGAGGCCGCCCGCGCCGCCGACACCGGCATGCGGCACGTCACCTACGTCCGGCGCGACGGCCGGCAGCTCGCGCGGCTCGACGCCGACCTGCTGATGGGCCGGCGCGGCGACGACCTCGAGGTCATGCGCACGGACCTCACCCGGATCCTGCACGACGCGACCGCCGCCGACGTCGAGTACGTCTTCGGCGACGCCGTCGCCGCGATGGCCGAGGACGCCGACGGCGTCGAGGTGACCTTCGCGAGCGGCACCGTCCGGCGCTTCGCCCTCGTCGTCGGCGCGGACGGGCTGCACTCGGCCACCCGCAGGATGGCCATAGGCGAGGTGCCGCTACGCCACCTCGGCGCGCACATCTCGATCTTCGACGTGCCGGACGACCTCGGCCTGGACCGCGAGGAGGTCTTCTACACCGAGCCCGGCCGGATGGTCTTCGCCTACAGCACCGGCAGCGGGGCACCGACCAAGGTCGGGCTGGTGTTCGGGTCCGAATCGCCGGTGCTGGACCGGTCGGTGATCGAGGAGCGGTTCGCCGGGATGGGCTGGCAGGTGCCGCGCTTCCTTGAGGTGCTGCGCGGCACCCGCGACGTCTACTTCGACTCGCTGAGCCAGATCGAGCTGCCGCGCTGGTCCGCCGGCCGGGTCGTCCTGCTCGGCGACGCGGCGTACTGCCCCTCGCCGGCCGCGGGACAGGGCACCAGCATGGCGCTGGTCGGCGCCTATGTGCTGGCCGGCGAGCTGGCGGCGGCCGCGGGCGAGCACCGGGCCGCGTTCGGCTCCTACGAGGCGGCGCTGCGGCCGTACGTGGAACGCAATCTCGCCTTCGGCCGCAAGATGGCCGGCGACATGGTCCCCGGCGGCCGGCTGTCGCTGGCCGTGCGCAACTACGGCATGCGGACGCTGAAGTACCACCCGCTCCGGCACCAGCTCATCGAGCGGATCACCCGGCCGCTGCACGAGGCGGCCAACGCCATCGAGCTGCCTTCCCACCCGATGGCGCCGGCCGTCTGAGTCACCAGATCACCTGGCGGCGTGCTCCTTGCGGACCGCGTCGGCCAGGTGCGCCGGCATCGGCTCGTGCCGGGCGTAGGTCCGGGTGAAGGTGCCCGTGCCCGAGGTCAGGGCCCGCAGCTCTACCGCGTAGCGGACCAGCTCGGTGGCGGGCACCTCGGCCCGGACCAGGCTGTGCTCGCCGTTCTCCTCGGACTCGGTGCCCAGCGGGCGGCCGCGGCGGCCGGACAGGTCGCTCATCACCGCGCCCACGTAGGTGTCCGGCACCCGCACCACGATCTCGTCCACCGGCTCGAGCAGCGCGATCTGGCCCTGCTCGGCCGCGGTGCGCAGGGCCAGCGCCCCGGCGGTCTGGAACGCCGCGTCGGAGGAGTCGACGCTGTGCGCCTTGCCGTCCACCAGGGTCACCCGCAGGTCGACGACGGGGTATCCGGCGACGATGCCCCGCTCGAGCTGCGCGCGTACGCCCTTCTCCACCGACGGGATGTAGTTGTGCGGCACCGCGCCGCCCACCACCCGGTCCACGAACTCGAAGCCGGTGCCCCGGGGCAGCGGCTCGACCTCGATGGAGCAGACGGCGTACTGGCCGTGGCCGCCGGACTGCTTGACGTGCCGGCCGTGGCCCTTCGCCGCCGCGCCGAACGTCTCGCGCAGCGAGACCTTCACCGGCTCGGTGTCCAGCTCGACGCCGCCCGAGCGGAGCCGGTCCAGGACGACGTCGGCGTGCGACTCGCCCATGCACCAGAGCACCAGCTGGTGGGTGTCCGGGTTGCGCTCCAGCCGCAGCGTCGGGTCACCGGCCACGAGCCGGGCCAGGTTCCTGGCCATGGCGTCCTCGTCGGAGCGGGACTTCGCCACGACCGCGATCGGCAGCAGCGGCTCGGGCATCGTCCAGGGCTCCATCAGCAGCGGCCTGTCCTTGCCGGAGAGGGTGTCGCCGGTCTCGGCGCTGCCGGACTTGGTGATCGCGCAGATGTCGCCGGCGACGCAGGAGCCCACCTCGCGCAGCTGGGAGCCGAGCGGGGAGTAGACGTGCGCGATGCGCTCGTCGGCGTCGTGGTCGGCGTGGCCGCGCTCGGCCAGGCCGTGCCCGGAGACGTGCACGACCAGCTCGGGGCGCAGCGTGCCGGAGAAGACCCGGACCAGCGAGACCCGGCCGACGTGCCGGTCGATCGTCGTCTTGACCACCTCGGCGACCAGCGGGCCGTCCGGGTCGCAGACCAGCGGCGGCCGCGGGGTGCCGTCGACGCCGGTGACCACCGGCAGCTCGTGTTCGAGCGGCGACGGGGCGCTGCTGACCATGCCGTCCAGGAGCGCGTCCAGCCCGACGCCGGTCTCCGCGCAGACCGGGATGACCGGGTAGAAGTTGCCCCGGGCCACGGCCTTCTCCAGGTCGGGCACGAGCGTGTCGGTGCTGATCAGCTCGCCGGCCACGTACCGGTCCATCAGGGTCTCGTCCTCGCTCTCGGCGATGATCCCCTCGATGAGCAGGTCGCGGTCGTCCTTGATGGGGTTCAGGTGCTCGGGCTCGGCGTCGCGGGCCTGCGGCGGGTAGCCGGCCGAGTAGTCCAGCACCCGCAGGCTGACCAGCCCGAGCAGGCCGACGACGGACTGGCCGTCGTCGCCGAGCATGGGCTGGTAGATGGGCATGACGTTCTCGCCGAACGCCTCCTGGCAGTCCTGGAGGGTGCCCTCGTAGTCGGCGCGCGGGTGGTCCAGCCGGGTGATCGTCACAGCCCGGGGCATGCCGATCGCGGCGCACTCCTCCCAGAGCACGACGGTGGCCTCGTCCACGCCGTCGACGGCCGACACCACGAAGACGGCGGCGTCCGCCGCGCGCAGACCGGCGCGCAGTTCGCCGACGAAGTCGGCGTAGCCGGGGGTGTCGAGCAGATTGATCTTCACTCCGTCGTGCACCAGCGGGGCGCACGAGAGGGAGACGGACCGCTGCTGGCGTACGGCCGCAGGGTCGTGGTCGGTCACCGTGGTGCCGTCGACCACCGTGCCCGCGCGCGAGATCGTGCCGGTCGCGGCGAGCAGTGCCTCGATCAGCGTCGTCTTGCCCGCGCCGGAGTGGCCTACCAGCACCACGTTGCGTACCCTGCCGGGCTCGGTCACCACCGCCGCGGTGAGCCCCTTCTCCTGGATCTTCTGCGTCATGCTGTGACGCCCTCCTGTCGGCAGCCGGTCGGCGCCCATTCTCCCGGACCCGGCACTCGGCCGTGCCCAGGGCGGGCAGCCCTCAGTGTTCCCTGGCTGTTACGTCCCCGTCCTTGGATCTGACACCCAGCGCAGTCGCCGCCGCAACCCTTTGTAGTTACGAACCGGCCTTTGTGACGATCCGGCGACGCGTGACGCAGGCCGTACCCGTTGTGGTCGGGCGCCGTTATGGTGGGACGGCCATGGCAAAGATCGTCAGCGTGCCCGCGCGCGCACTCGTGTCGTACGTCCTCAATCCCGCCGCCCGATTCCTGCTCCGCCTCGGTGTCACCCCCAACATGGTCACCGTCGCCGGCACCGTCGGCGTCCTGATCGGCGCGCTGGGCTTCGGCGCGCGCGGCGAGCTCTTCTGGGGCACGGTGATCGTCACCGCGTTCGCGCTCACCGACGCCCTCGACGGGACGATGGCCCGCATGCGCGGCCCGTCCGGCAAGTTCGGCGCGCTGCTCGACTCGTCGATGGACCGGCTCGCCGACGCCGCCGTGTTCGGCGCCGTCGCCTACTACCTGGCCGGCCTGGGCAATCCGTACGGTGGCCTGGTCGCCGCGCTGATCTGCCTCGCCGCGGGACAGGTCGTCTCCTACGTCAAGGCCCGCGCGCAGAGCCTCGGCCTGGACGCGGACGTCGGCATCGCCGAGCGCCTCGAGCGGCTGCTCATCGTCGGCGTCGGCGGCCTGCTCGGCGCCGCCGGCCTGGAGTGGGGCCTGCCGGCCACGCTATGGTTCCTCGCCGTGCTGTCACTCATCACGGTCCTTCAGCGACTGGTCCACGCCGCGAAGTCGGACAAGGCTCCCGCCGCGGGTGACCCGGCGTGAGCTCCGGGCGCGATCGGCTGACCGAGCTGGGCTACGCCGCCGGCTGGCGGCTGACCCGGACGCTGCCGCTGCCCGCGGCCCGGGCGCTGTTCAACGCCGGCGCCGACCGGGCGGCACGCGGCAACGGCCCGGGCACCCAGCGGCTGCGCCGCAACCTGCGCACGGTCGTCGGCCCCGACCTGCCGGAGGCCGAGCTGGACGAGCTGGTCCGGGCCGGCCTGCGCTCGTACGCGCGGTACTGGATGGAGGCCTTCCGGCTGCCCTCGCAGCGCAAGGAGGACTTCCTCACCGACTTCCACCTCGAGGACGCCGACGAGTTCAACGCCGTGCTCAAGGAGGGCAACGGTGTCGTGCTCGCCCTGCCGCACGTCGCCAACTGGGACGCCGCGGCCGCCTGGGTGGTCTCCAACGGCTGGAACCTGATCACCGTCGCCGAGCGGCTCAAGCCCGAGGGCGTCTTCGAGCGCTTCGTGGCGTACCGGGAGAAGCTCGGCATGGAGGTGGTCCCGCTCACCGGCGGCGAGCGCGCGCCGCTCGACGTGCTCGCGGAGCGGGCCCAGCAGGGTTACGCGGTGGCGCTGCTCGCCGATCGCGACCTGTCCGCGCGCGGCGTCGAGGTGCGGTTCTTCGGCGGCCGCACCCGGATGCCCGCCGGGCCGGCCCTGCTGGCGCTGCGGACCGGCGCGCCGCTCTACGCGGTCGACCTGTGGTTCACGCCGGACCGCACGGTCGGCAAGATGCGCCGCATCGCGCTGCCGGACCCGGCCGAGGGCGCGCTCGACCACCGGGTGCAGGTGACCACCCAGCGGCTGGCCGACGCGTTCGCGCTCGGCATCGCCGACCATCCGCAGGACTGGCACATGCTCCAGAAGATGTGGCTCGACCAGAAGCCCCGGGGCTGAGGGGCGGGCCGGCGTGCGGATCGGGATCGTCTCGCCGTACTCGTTCGACGTGCCGGGCGGCGTGCAGAACCACATCGTCGACCTGGCCGAGGCCCTGATCGGTCTCGGACACGAGGTCAGCGTGCTGGCGCCCGCCGACGAGGACGCGGACCTGCCGCCGTACGTGGTCGCCGCCGGCCGGGCGCTGCCGCTGCCCTACAACGGCTCGGTGGCCCGGGTCTCGTTCGGCCCGCTGTCCACCGCGCGGGTCCGGCGCTGGCTGGCCCGCGGCAGGTTCGACGTGCTGCACGTGCACGAGCCGCTGACGCCGAGCATCGCCCTGCTCGCGGTGCTCTCCGCCCGCGGCCCGGTCGTGGCGACGTTCCACACGGCGATGATCCGCTCCCGCGCGCTGTCGGCGGCACAGGGCATGCTCCAGCTGGTGGTCGAGAAGATCACCGCGCGCATCGCGGTCAGCGAGCTGGCCCGCAAGGTGCAGGTCGAGCACCTGGGCGGCGGCGCGGTGGAGATTCCCAACGGCGTCGCGGTGGCGAAGTTCGCCGCGGCCGAGCCCCTGCCGGGATGGCCCGGCGACGGCGGGGCGCTGGGCTTCCTCGGCCGCTTCACCGAGCCGCGCAAGGG belongs to Amorphoplanes digitatis and includes:
- a CDS encoding HAMP domain-containing sensor histidine kinase, whose translation is MAYVSAATTAIAALAFLVPLGWELRQDHREQAISAAEQRSAKVAGAVVSGANAKALDAAVAGAGGGLIVHPPGATGNTRAGADDVLDAAKGTEPLVIDVDGGLVVLEPARTGNKTSVVEVFVSDDELSAGTARDLWILLGIMLGLVLGSVIVVDRLARGAVTSVRGLVHAAMAVGGGDLGVRIHPSGPRELAEAGYAFNRMADRLVTSRTSERELVADLSHRLRTPLTVLRLDAEALDPDDTHIGEYSAAELDRRRGIRRIRQAIVTLEAEVDQLINTTRQAVAAQVAAPEEGVCDASEVVRDRMVFWSALAGDQNRQYRVVGAHLRIPVPVARAELAAALDAVLGNVFRYTPQGTAFEVGITRRDGWAAVRVDDAGPGIDDPEKALRRGESEQGSTGLGLDIARRAAQATGGSVSIDRAAMGGASVVMLLADAEALPKQASRFGLVGRLARERDPVKRMWPHQRTDET
- a CDS encoding response regulator transcription factor, giving the protein MATVLLVEDDHVVRGAMLRSLADRGHAVHAVGTALDALRRVAAETPDLVVLDLGLPDLDGSDALRMLRGITDIPIIIATARDDEQTVVRLLRAGADDYMVKPFTGAHLDARITTVLRRVGRASRTTQPAVHEVGDLRVDIGERSASLAEQPLALTRKEFDLLAYLAARPGRVVSRRELLEEVWRQPSVGEDQTIDVHLYWLRRKLGESAAKPRYLRTVRGVGFRLVAPD
- the thrS gene encoding threonine--tRNA ligase, coding for MSAPRTQVVADALVVPAGTTAADAVAAAGLPAAGPKAIVVVRDPAGRLRDLNWAPELDTEVTPVPLDSPDGLNVLRHSTAHVLAQAVQDVFPEAKLGIGPPIENGFYYDFDVAKPFVPEDLAKLEKRMQEIVKSGQTFRRREYGSLDEAKVELANEPYKLELVDIKGDIDDAEVMEVGGGELTHYDNINKDGERVWGDLCRGPHLPSTRLIGAFKLMRSAAAYWRGSEKNPQLQRIYGTAWPTRDELKAYQKLLEEAARRDHRKLGADLDLFSFPEELGSGLPVFHPKGGIIRREMENYSRQKHEEAGYSFVNTPHITKGHLFETSGHLDWYADGMFPPMEMEGANYYLKPMNCPFHDLIFRSRGRSYRELPLRMFEFGTVYRYEKSGVVHGLTRVRGMTQDDAHIFCSDDQLEAELTSLLTFVLQLLKDYGLDDFYLELSTRNPEKSVGTEENWEIATETLRRVATESGLDLVPDPGGAAFYGPKISVQAKDAIGRTWQMSTIQLDFNLPERFELEYSAADGTRKRPIMIHRALFGSIERFFGVLTEHYAGAFPAWLAPVQVVGIPIRDDHADYLGEFVARLRKEGIRAEVDYSDDRMQKKIRTAQQQKIPFMAIAGDDDVNGGTVSFRYRDGSQRNGVPLDEAVAHVVEVVRSRVNTGPSAA
- a CDS encoding HIT family protein, translating into MAYITGEGRPEGGYEKPAGCPFCVAPGLPEGESLVVARGLLVYAVLNLYPYNPGHLLVCPYRHVADYTELTDQETAEVAAFTRRAMRVIRHASSPHGFNLGMNQGAVAGAGIAAHLHQHVVPRWGGDGNFMPVIGRTKVLPQLLGDTRALLVKSWAEVTD
- a CDS encoding TetR/AcrR family transcriptional regulator encodes the protein MGHREDLLAGAKRCLYEKGYARTTARDIVAASGTNLGSIGYHYGSTRSLMNAAMLSAIEEWGEAIGAALATGADDGTDDPLVRYWRRVIGTLGTHRELWLASVEAMLQSEHSPELKAQIAAGMEQGRRGLAALLTARDEDSLDEPTVRTVGSVSLALMSGVMTQWLTDPEHAPSAEQIAAGVRALAGVPGLVGDLGPGLHQ
- a CDS encoding FAD-dependent monooxygenase — encoded protein: MTNREVLISGAGLAGPALAHQLHRNGFVPTVVERAPALRDGGYKVDIRGAATEVLKRMGLFEAARAADTGMRHVTYVRRDGRQLARLDADLLMGRRGDDLEVMRTDLTRILHDATAADVEYVFGDAVAAMAEDADGVEVTFASGTVRRFALVVGADGLHSATRRMAIGEVPLRHLGAHISIFDVPDDLGLDREEVFYTEPGRMVFAYSTGSGAPTKVGLVFGSESPVLDRSVIEERFAGMGWQVPRFLEVLRGTRDVYFDSLSQIELPRWSAGRVVLLGDAAYCPSPAAGQGTSMALVGAYVLAGELAAAAGEHRAAFGSYEAALRPYVERNLAFGRKMAGDMVPGGRLSLAVRNYGMRTLKYHPLRHQLIERITRPLHEAANAIELPSHPMAPAV